One genomic window of Stieleria sp. JC731 includes the following:
- a CDS encoding response regulator, whose amino-acid sequence MIAGIVHLWVLEDNDEDFELIEAACARSNHLISIQRFVSGEKLLQYVGNCSPTLIYLDLRLPIAGGMEVLQTFKQNLLFENVPKLVFSTSANPLEIRQAYQLGISSFHVKRVQTSEMIELLDKTLDYWLNIVALPPETRPLLPRESSR is encoded by the coding sequence ATGATCGCCGGTATCGTTCACCTCTGGGTTCTTGAGGACAACGACGAAGACTTTGAATTGATCGAAGCGGCTTGCGCGCGAAGCAATCATCTGATCTCTATCCAACGCTTCGTGTCTGGAGAGAAATTGCTTCAGTATGTCGGCAATTGTTCGCCAACTTTAATCTACTTGGACCTTAGGCTTCCCATCGCTGGTGGTATGGAAGTCTTGCAGACGTTTAAGCAAAATTTACTTTTTGAAAATGTGCCGAAGCTTGTCTTTTCCACTTCGGCAAATCCACTCGAAATTCGACAGGCTTACCAGCTTGGGATCAGTTCCTTCCACGTCAAACGAGTCCAGACGTCGGAAATGATTGAACTGTTGGACAAGACGCTTGACTATTGGCTCAATATTGTTGCTTTGCCACCCGAAACACGTCCGC